Proteins encoded together in one Luteimonas fraxinea window:
- the yedA gene encoding drug/metabolite exporter YedA, translating into MSVAPVSRPASVLAIALALAAVYLVWGSTYLAIRFALEGGYPPLLMAGMRFIVAGGLMYAALRLRGVPAPTRNQWKTLLAMGVLLLGLGNGMVCIAEQSVSSGLAAVAVASAPIWIALFAAIRGDRPSRVEWAGLAVGFAGVLWLNAGSSLTATPTGLIALLIAPLAWAFGSVWSRGRDLPSPFMAAAAQMLAGGVIILAVGLLIGERFHELPTLKGTLSVAYLASFGSIIGFTAYVWLLHNVRPTLAGSYAYVNPAIAVLLGAWLASERFHVNDLGAMAVILVAVVAITLGRARAKKPVPTPAAAIAGEDP; encoded by the coding sequence ATGAGCGTCGCGCCGGTGTCGCGTCCCGCCTCGGTCCTGGCCATCGCGCTGGCGCTAGCGGCCGTCTATCTCGTCTGGGGGTCGACCTATCTCGCGATCCGCTTCGCCCTCGAAGGCGGCTATCCGCCGCTGCTGATGGCAGGCATGCGTTTCATCGTCGCCGGTGGCCTGATGTACGCGGCGCTGCGCCTGCGCGGTGTGCCGGCGCCGACGCGCAACCAGTGGAAGACCCTGCTGGCGATGGGCGTGCTGCTGCTCGGTCTAGGCAACGGCATGGTCTGCATCGCCGAACAGAGCGTGTCATCGGGTCTCGCCGCAGTCGCGGTCGCGTCGGCGCCGATCTGGATCGCATTGTTCGCAGCGATCCGCGGTGATCGTCCCTCCCGCGTCGAATGGGCAGGCCTCGCAGTCGGTTTCGCCGGCGTGTTGTGGCTCAACGCCGGCAGCTCGCTGACCGCGACGCCGACCGGTCTGATCGCCCTGCTGATCGCGCCGCTGGCCTGGGCCTTCGGTTCGGTGTGGAGCCGCGGCCGGGATCTGCCGTCGCCGTTCATGGCGGCCGCGGCGCAGATGCTCGCCGGCGGCGTGATCATCCTCGCGGTGGGCCTGCTGATCGGCGAACGCTTCCATGAGCTGCCGACGCTCAAGGGCACGCTGTCGGTCGCGTATCTCGCGTCCTTCGGTTCGATCATCGGTTTCACCGCCTACGTCTGGCTGCTGCACAACGTGCGCCCGACGCTCGCCGGCAGCTACGCCTACGTCAATCCGGCGATCGCCGTGCTGCTCGGCGCGTGGCTCGCCTCGGAGCGCTTCCACGTCAACGATCTCGGCGCGATGGCGGTGATCCTGGTCGCCGTCGTCGCGATCACGCTGGGCCGCGCGCGCGCGAAGAAGCCGGTGCCGACACCGGCCGCAGCGATCGCCGGAGAGGATCCATGA